The following are encoded in a window of Roseimaritima ulvae genomic DNA:
- a CDS encoding SRPBCC domain-containing protein, whose translation MKPATINTPTNTQVEVVRSFAGPAASVWKPFTDADLVRRWMLGPPGWSMPICELDFRVGGKYHNVFRNEADGSEIAMHGEFRVIETLNKIVQDEKHTVGRSAENTGHETVVTITFQETNRGTTVSTLIEYPSQEARDQALASGMGAAMEMGYRRIDELIVAVPTT comes from the coding sequence ATGAAACCTGCCACAATCAATACGCCCACCAACACCCAGGTTGAAGTCGTGAGAAGTTTCGCAGGGCCCGCCGCCTCGGTTTGGAAACCATTCACCGACGCCGATTTGGTCCGCCGCTGGATGCTTGGACCACCGGGCTGGTCGATGCCCATCTGTGAGTTGGATTTTCGTGTCGGCGGCAAATACCACAACGTTTTCCGCAACGAAGCAGACGGTTCGGAGATTGCAATGCACGGCGAATTTCGTGTCATCGAAACGCTCAATAAGATCGTTCAAGACGAAAAACACACCGTGGGTCGCTCAGCGGAGAACACGGGGCATGAAACGGTCGTTACCATCACGTTTCAGGAAACGAACCGCGGCACGACGGTCAGCACGCTGATCGAGTACCCGTCCCAGGAAGCCCGCGATCAGGCCTTGGCCAGTGGCATGGGAGCCGCCATGGAAATGGGTTATCGCCGCATCGATGAATTGATCGTTGCTGTTCCCACCACTTGA
- a CDS encoding helix-turn-helix transcriptional regulator → MRRADRLFRIVEYLKSRREVVTGETLAAEMEIGVRTIYRDVADLRASGVPIVGEAGVGYLLSGDYVVKPLMFDIEELDALSLGAQMVESWGDTDIARAARRALDKITAVLPDRLAEDAKLSAAYACASRAKTPIKIDLASLRRAVRSKHWVDISYTDEAKKKSQRRVRPLCLVFSAPVWLLAAWCETRGDFREFRVDRITRLKVTNQRFPYEAGKTLKDLQQQQPKAKVAFRSAKVVQKTNSSPPSPKDFAICP, encoded by the coding sequence ATGCGACGAGCCGACCGCCTGTTTCGAATTGTCGAATACCTCAAGTCGCGGCGAGAGGTCGTCACGGGGGAAACGCTTGCGGCGGAAATGGAAATCGGTGTGCGCACGATCTACCGCGATGTTGCGGATCTACGTGCTTCGGGCGTCCCGATCGTGGGCGAAGCCGGAGTCGGCTATCTGCTCAGCGGCGACTATGTGGTCAAGCCGCTGATGTTTGACATCGAGGAACTGGACGCGTTGTCTCTGGGAGCTCAGATGGTCGAGAGTTGGGGGGACACGGACATTGCCCGCGCGGCGCGTCGGGCGCTCGACAAAATCACCGCCGTGTTGCCGGATCGGCTTGCGGAAGACGCGAAGCTTTCCGCGGCCTACGCGTGTGCAAGCCGAGCCAAGACGCCGATCAAGATCGATCTGGCCTCACTACGACGAGCGGTCCGCAGCAAACATTGGGTTGATATCAGCTATACCGACGAAGCGAAGAAGAAGTCCCAGCGGCGGGTGCGGCCTTTGTGCCTGGTCTTCAGCGCACCGGTTTGGTTGCTGGCCGCGTGGTGTGAAACTCGCGGAGATTTTCGTGAGTTCCGTGTCGACCGGATCACGAGGTTGAAGGTCACCAACCAGCGGTTTCCATACGAAGCCGGAAAGACACTCAAAGATCTCCAGCAGCAACAACCGAAAGCTAAGGTCGCCTTTCGCTCCGCGAAAGTAGTGCAAAAAACAAATTCCAGTCCCCCCTCCCCCAAAGATTTCGCGATATGCCCCTGA
- the dndE gene encoding DNA sulfur modification protein DndE: MFVKQIRLSSQARDQLIRLKTRTGIQNWNVLCRWALCVSLKEPTPPTPVEIPADSNVEMTWETFGGDNYELYAALVRERCVKDGLEPEDEVAATQFRLHLHRGISYLATPNKIKNIGDLVALTCETKP, translated from the coding sequence ATGTTTGTAAAGCAAATACGCCTTTCTTCTCAGGCACGTGACCAGCTAATTAGGCTGAAGACTCGTACCGGCATCCAGAACTGGAACGTTCTTTGTCGCTGGGCGTTGTGCGTATCACTGAAAGAACCAACGCCTCCGACACCCGTCGAAATTCCGGCGGACAGCAATGTGGAAATGACCTGGGAGACGTTCGGTGGCGACAACTACGAGTTGTACGCTGCCTTGGTGCGGGAACGCTGCGTAAAAGACGGTCTTGAGCCCGAAGATGAGGTCGCCGCGACACAGTTTCGCTTGCACCTTCATCGCGGCATCAGCTACCTGGCGACACCAAACAAAATCAAGAACATCGGCGACCTAGTCGCTCTGACCTGCGAGACGAAACCCTAA
- the dndD gene encoding DNA sulfur modification protein DndD, whose amino-acid sequence MILEELTLFNFCLYGGEQVINLAPVRRHGKLRPVVLFGGINGGGKTTILDAVQLALYGQRARCSKRNNQAYDLFLRECIHRNVDPSDGASVGLSFRYASDGEEHLYEVNRRWHGAGATVREKLEVYRDGERDKWLSDNWNTVVEEIIPIGVSRLFFFDAEQIRFLAEDSSSNDALGTAVKALLGLDLAERLIADSKILESRLVKESSLSDGDSTKIEELEQQIGQRDEETKQLKAQLATAESERQRTHEEVRRAKRAFAKVGGEHWEKRENQQKAVENLKVRDTELKIKLVQSAAGSLPISLVRPLLERAQQQDVSEDQAARSRVVHEMLEDRDRQIMESLSAEIPKEQLRAVDQILTADRQGRLFDGDTKPRHQLSERARSRLVNLLVAELAAEQESAKSLVEHLKQVTHDIEAVSRSIAAAPEEDAIKEVAEALTEKAKEAGALEDQVRKLQKELDRAKSERESAEKSLESLRSRLLKDEVFKVEESARMAELASKTQEIMKQFLSRASAAKIDRLSSYVTESFRFLLRKKTLVESVQIDPESFSISLLASDGTSISKERLSEGEKQIFAVSVLWGLARASARPLPSIIDTPMARLDATHRNHLVERYFPNASHQVIILSTDTEVDQEYYETLSPHLSHAYHLDYNEKKQFTEATEGYFWEAHAVGAGSN is encoded by the coding sequence GTGATTCTAGAAGAACTAACATTATTCAACTTCTGTTTGTACGGAGGTGAGCAGGTCATCAACCTAGCTCCTGTTCGGCGTCATGGAAAGCTGCGCCCGGTGGTGTTGTTTGGCGGAATCAATGGCGGAGGAAAAACCACAATCCTGGATGCCGTTCAATTGGCCTTGTACGGCCAGCGTGCTAGGTGCTCCAAACGAAACAATCAGGCATACGATCTTTTTCTACGTGAGTGCATTCATCGGAATGTTGATCCGAGCGACGGCGCGTCCGTTGGGCTTTCGTTCCGTTACGCTTCAGATGGCGAAGAGCATCTTTACGAAGTGAACAGACGATGGCACGGAGCTGGTGCGACCGTTCGAGAAAAGCTTGAGGTGTACCGGGATGGTGAGCGAGATAAATGGTTAAGCGACAACTGGAATACAGTCGTCGAAGAGATCATTCCCATTGGGGTTTCCCGGTTGTTTTTCTTTGACGCGGAACAGATTCGCTTCCTCGCGGAGGATTCGTCGAGCAATGACGCATTAGGGACCGCAGTAAAGGCTCTACTCGGATTGGACTTGGCCGAGAGGTTAATCGCGGACTCGAAGATACTTGAGTCACGATTAGTGAAAGAATCTTCGCTTTCGGATGGTGACTCCACAAAGATCGAAGAGTTGGAGCAACAGATTGGTCAGCGGGACGAAGAAACCAAGCAGCTCAAGGCACAACTTGCGACTGCTGAGAGCGAGCGGCAACGTACTCATGAAGAAGTTCGTCGGGCAAAGAGGGCTTTCGCAAAAGTCGGTGGTGAGCACTGGGAAAAGCGAGAAAATCAACAAAAGGCTGTTGAAAACTTGAAGGTTCGCGACACAGAATTGAAGATCAAGTTGGTTCAATCCGCGGCGGGCAGTCTTCCGATTTCGCTCGTTAGACCCTTACTGGAAAGGGCTCAGCAACAGGATGTATCTGAAGATCAGGCTGCGCGTTCTCGCGTTGTTCATGAGATGTTGGAAGACCGTGACCGCCAAATCATGGAGTCGCTATCAGCTGAAATTCCGAAGGAACAACTCCGTGCCGTTGACCAGATTTTGACGGCGGACCGACAGGGGCGTCTATTCGACGGGGATACTAAGCCAAGGCATCAGCTTTCAGAACGGGCGAGATCGCGGTTGGTCAATCTCCTTGTAGCGGAACTAGCGGCAGAGCAAGAATCGGCCAAGTCTCTGGTGGAACATCTAAAGCAAGTCACTCACGACATCGAAGCTGTGTCTCGATCGATTGCTGCGGCTCCCGAAGAAGATGCAATCAAAGAGGTTGCCGAGGCGCTCACCGAGAAAGCGAAAGAGGCTGGAGCGCTCGAAGATCAAGTTCGAAAATTACAGAAGGAGCTTGACCGAGCAAAATCGGAACGGGAGTCGGCAGAAAAATCGCTCGAGTCCCTGCGAAGCCGACTGTTGAAAGACGAGGTTTTCAAGGTGGAGGAATCTGCACGCATGGCCGAACTCGCGAGCAAGACGCAGGAAATTATGAAGCAGTTTCTGTCGCGAGCCTCGGCGGCAAAGATCGATCGTCTTTCCTCCTACGTTACTGAGTCGTTTCGTTTTCTGCTTCGCAAGAAAACCTTGGTCGAGTCAGTGCAAATTGATCCGGAGTCGTTTTCCATTTCACTGCTCGCGTCTGATGGAACTTCGATTTCCAAAGAACGATTGTCCGAAGGTGAAAAGCAAATCTTCGCCGTCTCAGTACTCTGGGGATTGGCACGAGCATCCGCTCGTCCGCTGCCATCCATCATCGACACGCCAATGGCTAGACTCGATGCGACTCACCGCAATCACCTAGTGGAGCGGTACTTTCCGAATGCCAGCCACCAAGTCATCATTCTTTCGACTGACACCGAAGTTGACCAAGAATACTACGAGACGCTTTCTCCGCACCTCTCTCACGCCTACCATCTCGACTACAACGAAAAGAAGCAGTTCACTGAAGCTACCGAAGGCTACTTTTGGGAAGCACATGCCGTCGGCGCGGGGAGCAATTAG
- the dndC gene encoding DNA phosphorothioation system sulfurtransferase DndC, with product MAKTKPPKQQSAFDADGLGKTVDRICEEIRKFYLWDQIPWVIGYSGGKDSSAVLQLVWLAIKEIPPAKRKKQVHVISTDTLVEQPIVSLWVDDSHAKMRKAAAEQEIPVTPHKLSPATVDTFWVNLIGKGYPKPTNQFRWCTSRMKINPSNNFIRNVIRQNGEALLVLGTRKAESQRRARNMSKAEEQSRGAFLDERLSVNTSLPNSRVFTPIEDWTNDDVWLFLMQVKNPWGHTNKSLLGMYQGASEDNECPLVVDTSTPSCGSSRFGCWVCTVVDKDRSMEAMIKNDQEKEWMAPLLELRNELACIEEGIGPAERKKIGKKRRDKLSDDDLRKIERSRRDYRRIDGRVMLFKDATIPGPYTKAFREHWVRRVLEVQKQIQEIGPKEVAKLELISMAELQEIRRIWLDEKHEFDDSLPTIYQEVMGDEFPIPPADDKLLGAEDWEILADVCDGDERMFRLQADLLDVERQFRGMTRRAGVYDELADRLKAGQFADEEEAIRLKREEKRRLDEAQGKKDETGQTPQLELFGEDDITEEIII from the coding sequence GTGGCAAAGACAAAGCCGCCTAAACAGCAGTCAGCTTTCGACGCGGATGGACTAGGTAAAACCGTCGATCGCATCTGCGAGGAAATTCGCAAGTTCTACCTCTGGGACCAGATCCCCTGGGTGATCGGCTACAGTGGCGGCAAGGATTCTAGCGCGGTCCTGCAACTTGTCTGGTTAGCGATCAAAGAGATTCCGCCCGCAAAACGAAAGAAGCAAGTTCACGTCATCTCCACGGACACGCTCGTGGAACAGCCGATCGTCTCGCTTTGGGTCGATGACTCGCACGCAAAGATGCGAAAGGCAGCTGCTGAGCAAGAAATTCCGGTGACACCCCACAAGCTGTCTCCCGCGACAGTCGATACGTTCTGGGTGAATCTCATTGGGAAGGGATACCCCAAGCCAACGAACCAATTTCGTTGGTGCACGTCGCGGATGAAGATCAATCCCTCGAACAATTTCATTAGAAATGTGATCCGCCAGAATGGAGAAGCATTGCTGGTGCTTGGTACGCGGAAGGCGGAGAGCCAACGTCGCGCCCGCAACATGAGCAAGGCGGAGGAGCAGTCACGCGGTGCATTCCTTGACGAACGATTGTCAGTAAACACGAGCCTACCAAACTCTCGCGTCTTTACGCCGATTGAAGATTGGACCAACGATGACGTTTGGTTGTTTCTCATGCAGGTAAAGAATCCGTGGGGGCATACCAACAAGTCACTGCTTGGGATGTACCAAGGTGCCTCAGAGGACAACGAGTGCCCGCTGGTAGTCGACACATCGACGCCGAGTTGCGGTAGCAGCCGTTTTGGCTGCTGGGTCTGCACGGTCGTTGACAAAGATCGCTCGATGGAAGCGATGATCAAGAATGACCAAGAAAAGGAGTGGATGGCTCCTTTGCTTGAGCTACGCAACGAGCTGGCGTGTATCGAAGAGGGGATCGGGCCCGCGGAACGCAAGAAAATCGGCAAGAAACGTCGCGACAAACTCTCGGATGATGACTTGCGAAAGATCGAGCGATCGCGGCGAGACTATCGCCGCATCGACGGACGTGTCATGCTCTTTAAAGATGCGACTATTCCCGGCCCGTACACGAAAGCATTCCGAGAACACTGGGTGCGACGCGTGCTCGAAGTTCAGAAACAGATCCAAGAGATTGGCCCGAAAGAAGTCGCCAAGCTAGAGCTGATCTCGATGGCGGAATTACAGGAGATCCGACGCATCTGGCTTGACGAGAAGCACGAATTCGACGATTCGCTTCCAACGATCTACCAGGAAGTCATGGGAGACGAATTCCCCATCCCGCCGGCGGACGACAAACTTCTCGGGGCAGAAGATTGGGAGATTCTGGCGGACGTGTGTGACGGCGACGAACGAATGTTCCGGTTGCAGGCCGACTTGCTGGATGTGGAACGCCAGTTTCGTGGCATGACTCGCAGAGCTGGAGTCTACGACGAGTTAGCCGACCGACTGAAAGCGGGTCAGTTCGCAGACGAGGAAGAAGCCATTCGACTCAAGCGGGAAGAAAAACGACGCCTTGATGAAGCTCAGGGGAAGAAGGACGAAACAGGGCAAACACCTCAGCTAGAGCTTTTCGGCGAGGATGACATCACGGAAGAAATCATTATCTAG
- the dndB gene encoding DNA sulfur modification protein DndB produces MPAFEYNFPAIRGIQAGREYYISMCPLRLIPRIFLFDEDELNPELRAQRILNKSRIPEMARYLLANPKDYIFSALTASIDGKVKFDAMGDEKTERTMGRLRVPMNARFIINDGQHRRAAIEAALRENPDLGDETISVVFFMDVGLERSQQMFADLNRHAVRPTKSLGILYDDREDDSIIAKALASKVPVFVGLTELERSSISNRSLKLFTLSGIYSATRTLLNGIELPTVEKKIDLAAEFWTTVSGYIPEWQLAKERKASPAELRRDYIHAHTLALSALARIGNQLLAKNLRAWKSKLKKLDSLDWSRGSSHWDGRAMNAGRLSKKTVNVALCANFIKKHLGLKLTAEEQQLEQDFRREQRGKDKAA; encoded by the coding sequence ATGCCCGCGTTTGAATACAACTTCCCCGCGATCCGCGGGATTCAGGCAGGTCGTGAGTACTACATCTCGATGTGTCCTTTGCGCCTGATTCCTCGGATTTTCCTCTTTGACGAGGATGAACTCAACCCCGAGCTCCGAGCACAGAGGATTCTGAACAAATCGCGGATTCCGGAAATGGCTCGGTATCTGTTGGCCAACCCCAAGGACTATATCTTCTCGGCGCTAACGGCCTCGATCGATGGTAAGGTCAAATTCGATGCGATGGGGGACGAAAAGACTGAGCGAACGATGGGGCGATTGCGGGTGCCGATGAACGCTCGCTTTATCATCAATGATGGGCAGCACCGTAGGGCGGCCATTGAGGCCGCACTACGCGAAAACCCCGACCTGGGGGACGAAACGATTTCCGTCGTGTTTTTCATGGATGTTGGGTTGGAACGCTCACAGCAAATGTTCGCGGACCTGAACAGGCACGCAGTCCGGCCGACCAAATCCTTGGGAATTCTGTACGATGACAGGGAAGATGACTCGATTATCGCCAAGGCCCTGGCGTCCAAAGTGCCGGTGTTCGTAGGACTTACGGAACTGGAACGGTCCAGCATCTCGAACAGATCGCTAAAATTGTTTACATTAAGCGGAATCTACAGTGCAACGCGAACCCTGCTCAATGGGATTGAGTTGCCGACCGTCGAGAAGAAGATCGATCTCGCGGCTGAGTTTTGGACAACTGTCTCGGGATACATCCCCGAATGGCAGCTGGCGAAAGAACGGAAAGCCAGCCCAGCTGAATTGCGACGCGATTATATTCACGCACATACCTTGGCCCTTTCCGCACTCGCCAGAATTGGAAACCAACTATTGGCCAAGAACTTGCGTGCATGGAAGTCCAAGCTCAAAAAGCTCGACTCTCTCGATTGGAGTCGCGGCAGTTCTCATTGGGATGGTCGAGCTATGAACGCTGGCAGGCTTTCTAAAAAGACGGTGAACGTGGCATTGTGTGCCAACTTCATCAAGAAACATCTGGGACTGAAACTTACCGCTGAAGAGCAACAGCTGGAACAGGACTTCAGGAGGGAACAACGTGGCAAAGACAAAGCCGCCTAA
- the dndA gene encoding cysteine desulfurase DndA: protein MPPVYLDYNATTPLDPRVFEVMKEWYLGPPANAGSRTHVYGQRAKEAVEKARAQVASVIDAKPEEIVFTSGATESNNIAILGLAAYGERTDRKHIISTAIEHKAVLEPLEHLASRGFDVELAPVTSGGYVDPDEIRKRLRKDTLLVSVMHANNETGILQPVVKIGELVSESDAYFHVDAAQSFGKEIHELREVEADLISVSSHKIFGPQGTGALCVKRDRKARIPISPLLFGGGQERGLRPGTLPVPIIVGFGEASRIATIEGIKRAESSLAVRSELLAKLKSIDHTFNGDQARCQRHIVNLRFPGVDGEALMMAIRGSMALSNGSACTSDRYAPSHVLIAMGLSDDEANESVRLSWGPELSAIDADLLIRAAQKMAINL, encoded by the coding sequence ATGCCACCCGTTTATCTGGACTACAACGCAACAACGCCATTGGACCCTCGTGTCTTCGAGGTCATGAAAGAGTGGTACTTGGGGCCGCCAGCAAACGCTGGAAGCCGAACCCACGTTTACGGGCAACGCGCGAAAGAGGCTGTTGAGAAAGCACGTGCACAAGTTGCTTCCGTGATTGACGCGAAACCGGAAGAAATTGTCTTTACAAGCGGCGCAACTGAGAGCAACAACATCGCAATCCTTGGACTTGCCGCATACGGCGAACGAACGGATCGCAAGCACATTATTTCTACCGCAATCGAACATAAAGCAGTTCTCGAACCACTCGAGCATCTCGCGAGCCGAGGCTTTGACGTTGAGTTGGCACCCGTGACTTCGGGTGGTTACGTCGACCCCGACGAGATTCGCAAGCGATTGAGAAAAGACACACTGCTCGTTTCCGTGATGCACGCGAACAACGAAACGGGCATACTCCAACCAGTGGTCAAAATAGGTGAGCTGGTTTCCGAGTCAGACGCCTACTTCCATGTCGACGCAGCGCAGTCTTTTGGGAAAGAGATTCATGAATTGCGTGAAGTGGAAGCAGATCTAATTTCCGTCAGCAGTCACAAGATATTTGGTCCCCAGGGAACTGGAGCTCTTTGCGTGAAGAGAGATCGCAAAGCGAGAATCCCAATCAGCCCCTTGCTATTTGGGGGCGGTCAGGAACGTGGGCTACGCCCTGGTACATTGCCGGTACCGATAATCGTTGGATTCGGCGAAGCTAGCAGGATTGCAACGATCGAGGGAATAAAACGAGCTGAATCTAGTCTTGCGGTTCGCAGTGAACTCCTAGCGAAGCTTAAGAGTATCGACCATACCTTCAACGGCGATCAAGCACGTTGCCAACGACATATCGTCAATCTTAGATTCCCTGGAGTAGACGGAGAAGCTTTGATGATGGCAATAAGGGGTTCGATGGCACTATCAAACGGGTCGGCTTGCACAAGCGATAGATACGCCCCGAGCCACGTTCTAATTGCAATGGGACTCTCCGACGATGAAGCAAACGAGTCTGTCCGTCTTTCATGGGGCCCGGAATTATCGGCAATCGACGCCGACTTGCTCATCCGAGCAGCGCAAAAGATGGCGATCAATCTTTAA
- a CDS encoding AIPR family protein codes for MNTKEIHDWLLSNVESLSEERGISKPRAFAAWLLSFVHEIDDDQAIAATDTLVVSGGGDGGLDGFYLEDDELTFHIWQCKWTDDPNKKFDKKCGIELIEALRVLLDPAQAEKAGAKFSSVANELRNAISRRYDVSLNLGIPTQLPNKSIEAIKSRLKALNEEHGNVFSISIYDANSLHTLDRDRNPDAQTLQGQTVEFELANNELMALEGHDGLPHGWQAFVSNMLAVSLGRQLRKYGSRIFSLNVRYALSRRTKRVDRIHKTLTDEEASPFFWFYNNGITILADRCEVVRRTDDSLLLAAENPQIVNGCQTVSSFEYQLGRFSDDVSVLVRVIVPPSGPEGKDQARLISENTNTQSPVSARDLRTNDPIHQDIAARMNRQSPPWFYEIKRGQWDKNATENRREYGDRRIDMERLAQTFLMQYSPADALTKKKAIFEDQSLYEFVFRGGRSAADYLFPEICRRFFENLWHKSRHEEIRDLCGEHMSDDVISSLLTAKGQVVSHSVALTSKLFEVEGMWSETSASKAFKILSSPTSSLAPWMMTLGKGLCNFYESVLKESEKEGKDISLKKHFERSEKKSFNELWKEINAGANLWLGKQWRSKVIEQIAEGGPEDV; via the coding sequence ATGAACACAAAGGAAATACATGACTGGTTGCTTAGCAACGTCGAATCCTTAAGCGAGGAACGAGGGATCTCTAAGCCACGGGCATTCGCTGCTTGGCTACTTTCCTTCGTGCATGAAATCGATGATGATCAAGCTATTGCTGCCACGGATACCCTAGTGGTGTCTGGTGGCGGTGATGGTGGACTTGATGGGTTCTATCTAGAAGACGACGAACTCACGTTTCATATATGGCAGTGCAAATGGACGGATGATCCCAATAAAAAGTTCGACAAGAAGTGCGGCATCGAACTGATTGAAGCATTGCGAGTTCTCTTGGACCCTGCACAAGCCGAGAAAGCTGGAGCAAAGTTCTCGTCTGTAGCGAATGAACTGAGAAATGCGATAAGTCGTCGATATGACGTTTCCTTGAATCTTGGGATCCCGACGCAGCTTCCCAATAAGTCTATCGAAGCAATCAAGTCCCGTTTGAAGGCACTGAATGAAGAGCACGGCAATGTGTTCTCAATTAGCATCTATGATGCAAACAGCCTTCATACGCTCGACCGCGACCGGAATCCAGATGCCCAGACACTTCAAGGGCAGACGGTTGAGTTCGAACTGGCCAACAATGAGTTAATGGCGCTAGAAGGGCACGACGGACTACCGCATGGTTGGCAAGCATTTGTTTCAAACATGCTTGCAGTTAGCCTTGGGCGGCAATTGAGAAAGTATGGCAGCAGAATTTTCAGTCTCAACGTGCGATATGCATTGAGTCGACGGACGAAGCGAGTCGACAGAATCCACAAGACTCTCACTGACGAAGAGGCTTCGCCTTTCTTCTGGTTCTACAACAACGGGATAACAATTCTGGCAGACCGATGCGAAGTGGTCAGAAGAACGGATGATTCGTTGCTTCTCGCCGCCGAGAACCCGCAAATCGTTAATGGTTGCCAAACAGTAAGCTCATTTGAGTATCAACTCGGACGTTTCAGCGATGACGTATCTGTTTTGGTCCGAGTGATTGTTCCACCGTCTGGACCTGAAGGCAAAGACCAAGCCCGACTTATTTCGGAGAACACAAACACTCAGTCGCCTGTGTCCGCCCGAGACCTGAGAACGAACGATCCAATTCATCAGGACATTGCCGCGAGAATGAACCGTCAGTCCCCCCCCTGGTTCTACGAGATAAAACGCGGGCAGTGGGACAAGAATGCTACCGAAAACAGACGAGAGTATGGTGACAGGCGAATAGACATGGAGCGACTAGCGCAGACTTTTCTGATGCAGTACTCCCCCGCGGATGCACTAACTAAGAAGAAGGCGATCTTCGAGGACCAGTCACTATATGAGTTTGTTTTCAGGGGCGGACGGTCTGCGGCAGACTACCTCTTCCCCGAGATCTGTCGAAGGTTTTTCGAAAATCTATGGCACAAGAGCCGGCATGAGGAAATCCGCGACTTGTGCGGCGAGCACATGAGCGATGACGTCATCAGCTCGCTATTGACTGCGAAGGGCCAAGTTGTTTCTCACTCCGTTGCTCTAACTAGCAAGCTTTTTGAAGTCGAAGGTATGTGGTCGGAAACTTCGGCGAGCAAGGCCTTCAAAATCCTGTCATCGCCCACAAGCTCACTAGCTCCGTGGATGATGACTTTGGGCAAGGGGCTCTGCAACTTCTACGAGAGCGTCTTGAAGGAATCTGAGAAGGAAGGAAAGGATATTTCTCTGAAGAAGCATTTTGAACGTTCGGAAAAAAAGTCGTTCAATGAACTTTGGAAGGAAATTAACGCTGGAGCTAACCTGTGGCTCGGAAAACAATGGCGATCCAAAGTAATAGAGCAGATTGCGGAAGGGGGCCCAGAGGATGTTTGA